Proteins encoded together in one Janthinobacterium tructae window:
- the gcvT gene encoding glycine cleavage system aminomethyltransferase GcvT: MTLKATPLNNAHRALGARMVDFGGWDMPVNYGSQIEEHNAVRGDAGMFDVSHMCVVDIEGPNVRAFLRGLLANNVDKLQVSGKALYSCMLNAEGTVIDDLIVYFFNENWFRLVVNAGTAEKDVAWMQRQNTATNSGLTITERRNANEPMALVAVQGPNARARVWQVLPETQAASEAIKPFNVVIVKDTAFGEVMLARTGYTGEDGFEIGVAATRVEALWNALIAAGVKPAGLGARDTLRLEAGMNLYGQDMDESVNPLDAGLAWTIDLVSERDFIGKAALLAKGQNAQFVGLILREKGGVLRAHQKVIIAGSDATGEITSGTFSPTMQEAIALARVPNGVAVGDSVHVEIRGKQLAASVVKLPFVRNGKILVA; this comes from the coding sequence ATGACGCTCAAAGCGACCCCACTCAACAACGCCCACCGTGCCCTCGGCGCCCGCATGGTCGATTTCGGCGGCTGGGACATGCCCGTCAACTACGGCTCGCAAATCGAAGAACACAACGCCGTGCGCGGCGACGCCGGCATGTTCGACGTGTCGCATATGTGCGTGGTCGATATCGAAGGCCCGAACGTGCGCGCCTTCCTGCGCGGCTTGCTGGCCAATAACGTCGACAAGCTGCAAGTGTCGGGCAAGGCGCTGTACTCGTGCATGTTGAATGCCGAAGGTACCGTCATCGATGACCTGATCGTCTACTTCTTCAATGAAAACTGGTTCCGCCTGGTCGTCAACGCAGGCACGGCGGAAAAAGACGTGGCCTGGATGCAGCGGCAAAATACCGCCACCAACAGCGGCCTGACGATTACCGAACGCCGCAATGCCAACGAGCCGATGGCCCTGGTGGCCGTGCAAGGCCCGAACGCGCGCGCCAGAGTGTGGCAAGTGCTGCCGGAAACGCAAGCGGCGTCCGAAGCCATCAAGCCGTTCAACGTCGTCATCGTCAAGGACACCGCGTTCGGCGAAGTCATGCTGGCGCGCACCGGCTACACGGGCGAAGACGGCTTTGAAATCGGCGTGGCCGCCACCCGGGTGGAAGCGCTGTGGAACGCCCTGATCGCCGCCGGCGTCAAGCCCGCCGGCCTCGGTGCACGCGACACCCTGCGCCTGGAAGCGGGCATGAACTTGTACGGCCAGGACATGGACGAAAGCGTCAACCCGCTCGACGCGGGCCTGGCATGGACCATCGACCTGGTCAGCGAGCGTGACTTCATCGGCAAGGCCGCCCTGCTGGCCAAAGGCCAGAACGCGCAATTCGTCGGCCTGATCCTGCGCGAAAAAGGCGGCGTGCTGCGCGCCCATCAAAAAGTCATCATCGCCGGCAGCGACGCCACGGGCGAAATCACCAGCGGCACCTTCAGCCCCACCATGCAGGAAGCGATCGCCCTGGCGCGCGTGCCCAACGGCGTAGCTGTAGGCGACAGCGTGCACGTGGAAATCCGCGGCAAGCAACTGGCCGCCTCCGTCGTCAAGCTGCCTTTCGTGCGTAACGGTAAAATCTTGGTTGCGTAA
- a CDS encoding ATP-dependent Clp protease proteolytic subunit, whose product MNTTQSGTQHETQNNTEQHGYFTLSGDVNSDMVRRVFNAVADITEDKLTTAHILIQSNGGYVSDGICLYNFLSKLPLDIITYNAGAVASIAVTLFLSGRHRHASDTARFMVHKSHATASPGSRPDALSIIVEGLRADDMRTERILRSQVNLTDEQWQVHAYSDLHLTADQALEVGMIESIRDFAPPKGKRLTNI is encoded by the coding sequence ATGAACACGACACAGAGCGGGACACAACACGAGACACAAAACAACACCGAGCAGCACGGTTACTTTACCCTCTCGGGCGACGTCAACAGTGACATGGTGCGGCGCGTCTTCAACGCCGTGGCCGACATCACGGAAGACAAGCTCACCACCGCGCACATCCTGATTCAGTCGAACGGCGGCTATGTCAGCGATGGCATTTGTCTGTATAACTTCCTCAGTAAGTTGCCGCTCGACATCATTACCTACAACGCAGGCGCCGTGGCGTCCATCGCCGTCACCCTGTTTCTGTCGGGGCGACATCGCCATGCCAGCGACACGGCCCGCTTCATGGTGCACAAGTCGCATGCGACCGCCTCGCCCGGTTCGCGGCCCGATGCGCTCAGCATCATCGTCGAGGGCTTGCGCGCCGACGACATGCGTACCGAGCGCATCCTGCGCAGCCAGGTCAACCTGACGGACGAGCAATGGCAGGTGCATGCGTATTCCGACCTGCACCTGACGGCCGACCAGGCGCTGGAAGTGGGCATGATCGAATCGATCCGCGACTTTGCGCCGCCCAAAGGCAAGCGCCTGACGAATATCTGA
- the gcvP gene encoding aminomethyl-transferring glycine dehydrogenase — protein MTRTSLTQLEARDAFIARHIGPSATEQQAMLATLGYPSRAALIDALVPANIRNKGALPLGAYSQPMPEQEALSRLKAIAGKNQVLKSLIGQGYYNTFTPGVVLRNIFENPAWYTAYTPYQPEISQGRLEAILNFQQVITDLTGMGISNASMLDEGTAAAEAMTLIQRVGKSKSNVLYVANDVLPQTLEVVQTRAQPIGIEVRTFDPAEIESLDACFGVLLQYPGVNGVVRDYRAGVEKLHANGAMVIVAADLLALTMLTPPGEWGADVVVGNSQRFGVPLGFGGPHAGYLSTRDEFKRNMSGRLVGVTVDAQGNKAYRLALQTREQHIRREKATSNICTAQVLLAVMASMYAVYHGPAGLLQIAQRVHRFTGVLAANLKTLGYGVVNASYFDTLTIHVADAAQLHATAMQYGVNLRKVDATHVGVSLDETTTRDDIALLWKVFAHGLANAPAAPDLDAVEANVSSALPASLARESAYLTHPVFNSYHSEHEMLRYLRSLADKDLALDRTMIPLGSCTMKLNATSEMIPVTWPEFSNIHPFAPDAQTVGYREMISQLEEMLCALTGYAAVSLQPNAGSQGEYAGLLVIKAYHESRGEGHRNICLIPSSAHGTNPASANMVGMQVVVTSCDANGNVDLADLKAKAEKHSANLACVMVTYPSTHGVFEEGIQELCEIIHSHGGQVYIDGANMNALVGVAAPGSFGGDVSHLNLHKTFCIPHGGGGPGVGPIGVGAHLAKFLPNQRSSGYQRDAAGIGAVSAAPFGSASILPISWMYIAMMGAEGLTAATETAILAANYIARRLAPHYPVLYSGHDGLVAHECILDLRPITDATGISNEDVAKRLMDFGFHAPTMSFPVPGTLMIEPTESESKVEIDRFIDAMIAIRAEIAKVASGEFDHDDNPLKHAPHTAQVLMSDNWERKYSREIAAYPVASLRQRKYWPPVGRADNVYGDRNLFCGCAPISSYEEE, from the coding sequence ATGACCCGCACCAGCCTGACCCAACTCGAAGCACGCGATGCCTTCATCGCCCGCCACATCGGCCCTTCCGCCACCGAACAGCAAGCCATGCTGGCGACCCTCGGCTATCCATCGCGCGCCGCGCTGATCGACGCCCTGGTACCGGCCAACATCCGCAACAAGGGCGCCCTGCCCTTGGGCGCCTACTCGCAGCCGATGCCGGAACAGGAAGCCTTGTCGCGCCTGAAAGCCATCGCCGGCAAGAACCAGGTTCTGAAATCGCTGATCGGCCAGGGCTATTACAACACCTTCACGCCAGGCGTCGTGCTGCGCAACATCTTTGAAAACCCGGCCTGGTACACGGCGTACACGCCTTACCAGCCGGAGATTTCGCAAGGCCGCCTGGAAGCCATTTTGAACTTCCAGCAAGTGATCACGGATTTGACCGGCATGGGCATCTCGAACGCCTCGATGCTGGACGAAGGCACGGCCGCCGCCGAAGCGATGACCCTGATCCAGCGCGTGGGCAAGTCGAAGTCGAACGTGCTGTACGTCGCCAACGACGTGCTGCCGCAAACGCTGGAAGTGGTGCAGACGCGCGCCCAGCCGATCGGCATCGAAGTGCGCACGTTCGATCCGGCTGAAATCGAGTCGCTGGACGCCTGCTTCGGCGTGCTGCTGCAATACCCTGGCGTGAACGGTGTCGTGCGCGACTACCGCGCCGGCGTGGAAAAACTGCACGCAAATGGCGCCATGGTCATCGTCGCGGCCGACCTGCTGGCCCTGACCATGCTCACGCCACCGGGCGAATGGGGCGCCGACGTCGTCGTCGGCAACAGCCAGCGCTTCGGCGTGCCGCTCGGTTTCGGCGGCCCGCACGCGGGCTATCTGTCCACGCGCGATGAATTCAAGCGCAATATGTCGGGCCGCCTGGTGGGCGTGACCGTCGATGCGCAAGGCAACAAGGCGTATCGTCTGGCCCTGCAAACGCGCGAACAGCATATCCGCCGCGAAAAAGCCACCTCCAACATCTGCACGGCGCAAGTACTGCTGGCCGTGATGGCTTCGATGTACGCCGTCTACCACGGCCCTGCCGGCCTGCTGCAGATCGCCCAGCGCGTGCACCGCTTCACGGGCGTGCTGGCCGCCAACCTGAAAACCCTCGGCTATGGCGTCGTCAATGCGAGCTACTTCGACACCCTGACCATCCATGTCGCCGATGCGGCGCAACTGCATGCGACGGCCATGCAGTACGGCGTCAACCTGCGCAAAGTGGATGCTACCCATGTCGGCGTGTCGCTCGACGAAACCACCACGCGCGACGATATCGCGCTGCTGTGGAAGGTCTTCGCGCACGGCCTGGCCAACGCGCCTGCCGCGCCTGACCTGGACGCCGTTGAAGCGAATGTGAGCAGCGCACTGCCAGCCAGCCTGGCACGCGAGAGCGCCTACCTGACGCATCCCGTCTTCAACAGCTACCACTCGGAACACGAAATGCTGCGCTACCTGCGCAGCCTGGCCGACAAGGACCTGGCGCTGGACCGCACCATGATCCCGCTCGGTTCGTGCACCATGAAGCTGAACGCGACGAGCGAAATGATTCCCGTCACCTGGCCGGAATTTTCGAACATCCACCCGTTCGCGCCGGACGCGCAAACGGTCGGCTACCGCGAAATGATCTCGCAGCTGGAAGAAATGCTGTGCGCGCTGACCGGCTACGCGGCCGTCTCGCTGCAACCGAACGCCGGCTCGCAGGGTGAATACGCGGGTCTGCTGGTGATCAAGGCGTATCACGAGTCGCGCGGCGAAGGCCACCGCAATATCTGCCTGATCCCGTCGTCGGCGCACGGCACCAACCCCGCATCGGCCAACATGGTCGGCATGCAGGTGGTCGTCACCAGCTGCGACGCCAACGGCAACGTGGACCTGGCCGACCTGAAAGCGAAAGCGGAAAAGCACAGCGCCAATCTGGCTTGCGTGATGGTCACCTACCCGTCCACCCACGGCGTGTTTGAAGAAGGCATCCAGGAACTGTGCGAAATCATCCATTCGCACGGCGGCCAGGTCTACATCGACGGCGCCAACATGAATGCGCTGGTCGGCGTGGCCGCTCCCGGCTCGTTTGGCGGCGACGTGTCGCACCTGAACCTGCATAAAACCTTCTGCATCCCGCACGGCGGTGGCGGACCAGGCGTCGGCCCGATCGGCGTCGGCGCGCACCTGGCGAAATTCCTGCCGAACCAGCGTTCGAGTGGCTACCAGCGCGACGCTGCCGGCATCGGTGCCGTCAGCGCCGCACCATTCGGCTCGGCCAGCATCTTGCCGATTTCGTGGATGTATATCGCCATGATGGGCGCGGAAGGCTTGACGGCAGCGACCGAGACGGCGATTCTGGCGGCGAACTACATCGCGCGCCGCCTGGCGCCGCACTACCCGGTGCTGTACTCGGGCCACGACGGCCTGGTCGCGCACGAGTGCATCCTGGACCTGCGCCCGATCACGGACGCCACCGGCATCAGCAACGAAGACGTGGCCAAGCGCTTGATGGACTTCGGCTTCCATGCGCCGACCATGAGCTTCCCCGTGCCGGGCACGCTGATGATCGAGCCGACGGAAAGCGAATCGAAAGTGGAAATCGACCGCTTCATCGACGCCATGATCGCCATCCGCGCGGAAATCGCCAAGGTCGCCAGCGGCGAATTCGACCACGACGACAACCCGCTGAAACATGCGCCGCACACGGCGCAGGTGTTGATGTCGGACAACTGGGAACGTAAGTACAGCCGTGAAATTGCGGCCTACCCCGTCGCTTCCCTGCGCCAGCGCAAATACTGGCCACCGGTCGGCCGCGCCGACAATGTCTACGGCGACCGCAATCTGTTCTGCGGCTGTGCGCCCATCAGTTCGTACGAAGAAGAGTAA
- the gcvH gene encoding glycine cleavage system protein GcvH codes for MNIPADLKYTASHEWVRLEGDGTVTVGITEYAQDALGDIVFVELPSVGNTYGAGDDAAVVESVKAASDIYAPIAGEVVAVNDDVVNSPESINADAYANWLFKIKPADVSALDGLLDAAAYGATTSA; via the coding sequence ATGAACATTCCTGCAGACCTGAAGTACACCGCCTCCCACGAATGGGTACGCCTTGAAGGCGACGGCACCGTCACCGTCGGCATCACCGAGTACGCGCAGGACGCCCTGGGCGACATCGTCTTCGTCGAACTGCCAAGCGTGGGCAACACTTATGGCGCCGGCGACGACGCCGCCGTGGTGGAATCGGTCAAGGCTGCGAGCGACATCTACGCGCCGATCGCCGGTGAAGTCGTGGCCGTCAACGACGACGTGGTCAACTCGCCTGAGTCGATCAACGCCGACGCCTACGCCAACTGGCTGTTCAAGATCAAGCCAGCCGACGTGTCGGCCCTGGACGGCTTGCTCGACGCTGCCGCCTATGGCGCCACCACCAGCGCGTAA
- a CDS encoding Bcr/CflA family efflux MFS transporter: protein MQQQTTLPAASLGLAASLALVAVLGPAGIDMYLASMPAMARELHTSYANVQLSLTVFLLALGAGQLLCGPLTDMLGRRRPLLAGIAVYIVAAMWAAQADQLATLLLARLLQGLGAALTLVVVMSMVRDVADGVKAAQLFALLMTIVGLAPVLAPAVGGLLDAHYGWRAVMLALAALGALTLLNSALFLPETLPPARRVSPRGLHRTYARIALDRAFLLPALALSATFFFLFAYIGGASLVYQRDFGLSAGSFGLVFGATGVAVLLGAMASGRLVERYGVARLCVAGSAAMLGGAVLALLGAWADFGIVAVVPGMFVALFGLGIAEAALMAMAMGSQQRALGSTAALLGAIQMTLSSLATPLAASLSEWGPLPWLLFLTVAGLLVSWLTLATARVHPAPATRPGAH from the coding sequence ATGCAGCAGCAAACCACTCTCCCCGCCGCCAGTCTTGGGCTGGCGGCCTCCCTGGCCCTGGTGGCCGTGCTCGGTCCAGCCGGCATCGACATGTACCTGGCCTCGATGCCCGCCATGGCGCGCGAACTGCACACCTCGTATGCAAACGTGCAGCTGAGCCTGACCGTTTTCCTGCTGGCCCTGGGCGCAGGGCAGTTGCTGTGCGGCCCCCTGACGGACATGCTGGGCCGGCGCCGTCCGCTCTTGGCCGGCATCGCCGTCTACATCGTGGCGGCCATGTGGGCGGCGCAGGCGGACCAGCTGGCCACCCTGCTGCTGGCGCGTTTGCTGCAGGGCCTGGGCGCGGCGCTGACCCTGGTGGTGGTGATGAGCATGGTGCGCGACGTGGCCGATGGGGTTAAAGCGGCGCAGCTGTTTGCCCTGTTGATGACCATCGTGGGCCTGGCGCCCGTGCTGGCACCCGCCGTGGGCGGCTTGCTCGATGCGCACTACGGCTGGCGCGCCGTGATGCTGGCCCTGGCCGCGCTGGGCGCCTTGACCCTGCTCAATAGCGCATTGTTCCTGCCGGAAACGCTACCGCCTGCCCGCCGCGTCTCGCCGCGCGGCCTGCACCGCACGTATGCGCGCATCGCGCTGGACCGCGCCTTCCTGCTGCCCGCGCTGGCCCTGTCCGCCACTTTCTTTTTCCTGTTTGCGTATATTGGCGGGGCGTCGCTGGTGTACCAGCGCGATTTCGGCCTGTCCGCCGGCAGCTTCGGCCTGGTGTTTGGCGCCACGGGCGTGGCCGTGCTGCTGGGCGCGATGGCCAGCGGCCGCCTGGTGGAAAGGTACGGCGTGGCGCGCCTCTGCGTGGCAGGCAGCGCCGCCATGCTGGGCGGTGCCGTACTGGCCCTGCTCGGTGCGTGGGCGGACTTCGGCATCGTCGCCGTCGTGCCCGGCATGTTCGTGGCCCTGTTTGGCCTGGGCATCGCGGAAGCGGCGCTGATGGCCATGGCCATGGGTTCGCAACAGCGTGCGCTCGGTTCCACGGCGGCATTGCTGGGCGCCATCCAGATGACCTTGTCATCGCTGGCCACGCCGCTGGCGGCCAGCCTGTCCGAATGGGGGCCGTTGCCCTGGCTGCTGTTCTTGACCGTGGCCGGCCTGCTGGTATCATGGCTGACCCTGGCCACTGCGCGCGTCCATCCGGCACCCGCCACGAGACCGGGCGCGCACTGA
- a CDS encoding TetR/AcrR family transcriptional regulator, which produces MKKRSASADNICAVAVVHFSEHGYDASSLSDIAEQAGMRKASLYSHFAGKDALFLDVFADALAEEQAFMDACFADEAALAAPGGQQAGALYCDRMAQRYADSAHLRFLLRTAYLPPATLRIEVGTGYEALLAQLQQHFVASLGRLAPALAPQRVDLYAQAYLGIVDSLHVELIYAGGAALQQRHAALWHILSDSLAMAAQSA; this is translated from the coding sequence ATGAAGAAACGCTCGGCCTCGGCCGATAACATCTGCGCCGTTGCCGTCGTACATTTTTCGGAACATGGCTACGACGCCTCGTCCCTCAGCGACATCGCCGAGCAGGCCGGCATGCGCAAGGCTTCGCTGTACTCGCACTTCGCCGGCAAGGACGCCCTGTTCCTCGACGTGTTTGCCGACGCGCTGGCCGAAGAGCAAGCCTTCATGGACGCCTGCTTCGCCGATGAAGCGGCGCTGGCGGCGCCCGGCGGCCAGCAAGCTGGCGCCCTGTACTGCGACCGTATGGCCCAGCGCTATGCCGATTCAGCCCATTTGCGCTTCCTGCTGCGCACGGCGTATTTGCCGCCCGCCACCCTGCGCATCGAAGTTGGCACAGGCTATGAAGCCTTGCTGGCACAGTTGCAGCAACACTTTGTGGCCAGCCTGGGCCGCCTGGCCCCCGCCCTGGCGCCGCAGCGCGTCGACCTGTACGCGCAAGCCTACCTGGGCATCGTCGACAGCCTGCACGTGGAACTGATCTACGCGGGCGGCGCCGCCCTGCAGCAGCGCCATGCGGCCTTGTGGCACATCCTGTCCGATTCGCTGGCGATGGCGGCGCAATCGGCCTGA
- a CDS encoding phosphatase PAP2 family protein, with protein sequence MSVMGPAGVAIALWLLVSRQWRLVLSWSLWYGGGLALVVLSKLAFMSWGVGSSTLDFTGFSGHAMRAGAVFPVLMYVLLQRAEPRWRHAGVLVGVAFAVLVAISRVIVHAHSVSEAVSGCVLGLALALGFMWNARGAVNFAVSHALALASLVLMVALSFKAEPMPTEQWLQKLAMVLSGHERVFSREDWKLAQDGRPAP encoded by the coding sequence ATGTCCGTGATGGGGCCGGCTGGCGTGGCGATTGCCCTGTGGCTGCTCGTCTCGCGCCAGTGGCGCCTGGTGCTCAGCTGGAGCTTGTGGTACGGCGGCGGCCTGGCCCTCGTGGTGCTGTCGAAGCTGGCCTTCATGAGCTGGGGCGTGGGTAGCAGCACGCTCGATTTTACCGGCTTCAGCGGCCACGCCATGCGCGCCGGCGCCGTGTTTCCCGTGCTGATGTATGTGCTGCTGCAGCGGGCCGAACCGCGCTGGCGTCATGCTGGCGTGCTTGTCGGCGTGGCGTTTGCCGTGCTGGTGGCCATTTCCCGTGTCATCGTGCATGCGCACAGCGTGTCGGAAGCCGTCAGCGGCTGCGTGCTGGGCCTGGCGCTGGCGCTGGGCTTCATGTGGAATGCCCGCGGCGCCGTCAATTTTGCCGTCAGCCATGCGCTGGCGCTGGCCAGCCTGGTGCTGATGGTGGCGCTGAGCTTCAAGGCCGAGCCCATGCCGACCGAGCAGTGGCTGCAAAAACTCGCCATGGTGTTGTCCGGCCATGAGCGCGTTTTTTCCCGTGAAGACTGGAAACTGGCGCAGGATGGCCGTCCAGCCCCTTGA